In Corylus avellana chromosome ca8, CavTom2PMs-1.0, the genomic stretch TGTACTGTGGTCCCGCAGTGTACATCCTCACTTacagacaagagcgtacgtacggtggtccctgGGCGTACGTCCGGTGAAAAAGTctaaaattcccaaaatgctCTTCTAGCTGttcttagtgacccaaagttcaaattaaccctctaactaagctacctaagcttaattaattatttgggtcactacaaagAGTATATGGGACAGTGGCGGTGATACGCTTAGTGAGATGATTGGGATTCTTCACttgatttatcttctttaaGAGTAGACCttgatgtttaatttttaatttaggattTAAACTTGGTTTGTGATATTTAGCCATTAGACTTGTGTGATCGGTCTGACACCGGGGCTTTGTTGATTATCTTTATCTTGTGATGTTTTCTTAGTTTGTTTGCCAAGTGTATATCATTGTGGATATACATTTATAGCTTCAAagtattagatttttttttttttttttttgccttgtAAGAACTCTGATAAGGGCGAAAGACTCCCTGGTTTTATTAAGAATTTGACAAGAAAGTGTATGTTGAgataattaccagttaattatttttttttgggtattacaCTGATAGATAATATTGAATATTGTGATCAATATTTATTTGGAAACTCTGTATTTACATTGACGATGGTAAATGAtattgttgaaaatattttagtttCATCTCATCATTCTTTTCCGCTTTCCACTATATGATATTTTGATAGTTAGTGTTGAAGATAATAAATCTAGCTAATAAGTTAATTAGTATGAAGGTATTACAAGTAACACTCtaagttaattattttaattaattaattttaagggcgttaatattttttgaatttttttttttttaaaaaatttataaagatatttgtctttttgagaatttttaaacgatatttttatttgtttcaaaggATAAAAAAGGTGTAttgcaattatttatttatttatttgataattttaaaggcATTGCTCAGattaaaagtttggagagtatattctttgattttcttaCCGCCAGGCCCATTTCGACGTTTTAACTATAGACGCTACAGATAACGAATTTTGCGTTAGATCTAAGAGAGGAAAACCCCATCACACTCTCGgagtttgttttttcttcagaCAAAAGCAATTGGCACCGAACTGGAACCACCATTAATCACGAAGACGACTGCCATTAGATCGAACCGAGCCAAATCGAGGTGCGCTTTCATTTCATCGATTCAATCATCACTGTTTTCGTTGTTTCGTCAATCAATCTGGTTTCGGTGTTCCGTGAATcgaactgttttttttttcttttttttttttttcatttgctttttctGTTTTGGAGGTTTCGTTTGGTTCGGTGTGTCAGTAGAGTccgaaattagggttttggatgGTAGGAAATTGGACTCGGATTCTTTTTAAACGTTCTGTTTGGTCGTTGGGAAAATGCACGAAACTTGGGTTTTTGAATCTTAGGCTATCGTAAATATCTACTGCTGATTGAGCCGAATAAGGCAGCTCTTTGTTTTACTTGGTCGAGGTGAGTTTCTCAGTTTCTGAACACAACATGAAACTTGAGTTctagaattttcttttgttttctctgcgACCAAATGAggatattatttcattttgataaGCTTATTTCTTCACTTATTTAGTGATTATTTGTggtcttatttattttattgaatatatttatttttttggtctggGCATGGTAAAGAGATAGTGTCTCCAATGGTGATTGGGCCTTGTGGGTGGTTGTGATTCGTGTGGAGAGTCAGTGGGGAACAAGGACCGAGTGGACCAGATGGACAAGAACAAGAACCGTACCGATCTGCTCGCCGCAGGCCGCAAAAAGGTCTTTTTGGTttgctttgtttatttattctACATAGTTTGGAATTTCCAGATTTGAAACGGTTGATAGTTGTtactttctgtttggttgcgGAGTAATTgtaggaaaataaaagagataggTTTGAATCATTCTGTTCTACGATATTGAGTTCCTAATCAAATTGGACTTAACTTTCGGTTGGATAACTGTATACTGTATAAGGTCGACTGAGCTGGTTACTTAGTTTAGGGAACTTGAACAAatgaaaattagggttttaatttttattttctacaaTTTCTTTTGGTACTTCAGCAAGACAATAGAGCACTTACGCTTTTGATGATTTTATGTCTGGTGTGATTAGACGTGGGTACTTGAGtcattgtttgtttgttagGATAATAGAGCTGAAGTTACGCAAATACAAGTTTGAATAGTACGCATTTTGCTTATGCTTCTTAGAACTGGGTAAATAAACTTGCTTGGCTTGAACTTTTTGTTCACTCTCTAGGAGCTGGAATTTATGCTTGTTTCCGATTCCCTGGCGTTTTAGCAGCCAAACAGTAGTGTATATGAGTGATTAGAGATTTTTATTCTGAGTTTTAATTTTCTATGATCAGCTTCAACAATTTCGTCAGAAAAAGGACAGTAAGGGCAGTGTCACCCATGGAAAATcctcaaaaaaatttggtaaatCTGAGCAGCATGAAGCTGATGCTGATGCTGATGCATCTTCCACTACTCCTATACCAACAGCATCATCTCAGGTTACTGAAAGGAAAATTGCACCTCATGATGCTCCAGATCTGGCAGTTGTTGATTCATCAGTACCACAATCAATGGGGGTTGGTGAGCCTAATACGTCCTTGATGCATTTGAGGGAAGATCAGGTAACAGATGTAGGTTGTGCCCTCCTCTTGATACTTGTCTCTTAATATAATTTAGGAATTATCTGAGAAATAGTTTGAGCAGGCTAGGAAAGATGGCGTGTGGATCTGATTTATAGTTATATTCTCATTTGTTGCTGGGTAGGGGCAATGCAGGAAGCTGATGGTTTGGATTTGAGGCAAATTGATCGAAGCAATGGAACAAAGCTTGAAGGAGACGGGCACCTTCCTATGTCTGAGCATGGTGAAAGTTCTGAAACTCTTTCAAGGATGGCTTCAGTAGAGACTTGTGTGGAGGAGGCATCCTGTGAAGCGGAGCAAACTGGTAAGTCAGGAGAAGTGTCTGCATCTGGCGGTGCAACCTTGTCAGATGGATTTTCAGCTTCTGTTTTGGCTTTACACGGGGCAGATCGAAACAATGAAATAGATCTTGAAGGTGACAGGCCGCTTCCTTTGTCTGAGCATGGTGAAATTGCTGAAACTCTTTCAAGAATAGCTTCACTAGAGACTAGTATGGAGGAGGCATCCCATGAAATGGTGCAAATTGGTGAGTCAGGAGAGGTATCTGCATCTGATGGTGGGACCTTGTCAGCTGGATTTTCAGCTTCTGTTTTGCCTTTGAACGAGGCAGATCGAAGCAGTGAGGTAGAGCTTGAAGGATATAAGCAGCTTACTTTGTCTGAGCATGATGAAAGTGCTGAAACTCTTTCAAGGATACCTTCTGTAGAGATTAGTGCGAAGGAGGCATCTATTGAAGCAGAGCAAATGGGCGAGTCAGGAGAAGTATGTGCATCTGACAGTGTGACCTTGTCAGCTGGATTTTCAGCCTCTGTTTTGGATTTGAACAAGGCAGATCGAAGTAGTGAAATAGAGGCTGAAGGAGACAGGCAGCTTCCTTTTTCTGAGCATGGTGAAACTGCTGAAACTCTTCCAAAGATTGTTTCAGTAGAGACTAGTATGGAGGAGGCATCTCATGAATCAGTAGAAGTACCTGCATCTGGTGATGCGACCCTGTCAGATGGATTTTCAGCTTCTGTTTTTACTTTGAACGAGGAAGATGGGATTTCAGCTGTTAATCCTGCCATGACGAATCGGCAAAGAGAAGAAATAGTGCCAGGTTCATCTTATGAAGAAAACTCTGACATGCTTTTTCAGTCTGGTGACTATGGACAAGGCAGGGAAGAAAAGGCTCAGGCTGTTACTGATGGGAGGACAGCTGCAGAAGGATATGATCTACAATATTTGCCAGATGGATTGTTTACACGTGAGAGTAAAATCCTTGAAAGACCTTTTGAAACTGAAATGGCAAGTTCGGCTGGAGCACAAACTGTGTCTCCTGTTGCAGATGCGAGCGCAATCAGTCTCTCTCAGCTCAAGGAAGTGATAAGCAGACTTAATGAGGAAGAATTTAGGTTTTTGCTCAAGTCAAGAGAATCAGTTTCTAATGCAGAGTTGGGGACCTGTAGTTTGATTTTTGCAGAAAGTGGATTTATGGATTTACTGCAGAGACTCAAAGAAGAATTATTTCTCACACATTTTACAAAAGATTTCTTTCACTTGCAACTTGCTGAACAGTCTGAGCAACAAATGGAGTTAGATCATCAGTGTCATCAGTTGGTTGATGAAATATCTCTGCTGAATGCTTCACTTGATGAATTTCGTGAGAAGAATCAATTCCTTGCTGAAGAGTTTGCACAGTGCAGATCTGAACTTCAGGTTGTTACTAGTGGTAGGGTGGAGCTCGAAGACCAATTTCGTATAGCAAAGGCAGAGGTTGAGGACTTATCTTCTAGAGCATGTGGTTTGCAGAGTAGTTTGGAGAGGTCAGAAAGGGATTTGTTGAGCCTGTCAACAGAGTTGGCTGACTGCAAGAGCTTGGTGGCAGATTTACAGGTGGAAAATACGAATTTGGATGGGACCGTTGTGTCTGTgactgaagaaagaaagaaacttgtGGAGGAAAAAGAGTTTTTATTCCATGAGAATGTGAAGCTCTCAAAAGAGTTAGCTGACAGCAAGAATGTGGCAGCAGCTCTACAGTTTGAAAATTCCAACTTAATTGGAAGTCTGTCTTCAGTGACAGTGGAGAGAAAGAAGCTTGAAGAGGAAAAGGAGCATCATTCCCTTGAGAATGAGAAACTATCAATAGAATTGGCTGACTGTAAGGGTTTGGTGGCAGCTTTACAGGTAGAAAATACCAACTTAAATGGGAATATTGCTTTGGTAACTCAGCCAAAAAGCAAACTTGAAGAGGATAAGGAATATCTAAATCTTGAAAATGAGACACTTACATCCAAGCTTCTTGCTCTTCAAGAGCAGTTATCTGCACAACATGGGGAACGAAAGAAGTTTGAAGTTGACCTGAAGGAAATGACAATGCAGCTTGAACAACTCACTGAGGAAAATTTTCATCTTCATAGCAGTCTGGTCATATTCAAAGCTACAATAAGAGAGATAGCTAGCTGGCAAACCCAAATACCCTGTCAAGCTGGGGAAGCTGGTAATGAAATAAGTCTGGAAGTACGAAGTAGAGGCCATGAAAGTGGAGCAGATTATGATTCTCACCAGATTCGTAGGAAGCAAGATGGTGAAGTTTATTCTCCTGTGTTGGAGAAGCCCGTATCTGACGGCCTTGCAGTAGAACCACCACTCGAACAGGAAGTCTCTGATGATTCTTATAGCTTTTTTGCCTTAAAGAGACATGTGGAGGAGGCAGAGAAAATATTGCACAAACTTGAAAAGGCAGTTGAGGGGGTGCATTCTCATGCAGCCTCCTTTAGCAGGTCAGCTGGTAAAGGTTCCACACCTGGGGTATCGAAACTGATTCAAGCCTTTGAGTCAAAGGTGCATGTTGATGAAAATGAGGCAGAGGAGAGGGCTTTGACTGAAAATCAATCTCCAGCAGATCCATTCATGGTAACAAAAGAGCAAACTGGAATTTTGAGAGCATTGCTTAAGCAGTTAGTACTGGAAGCTGAGCATGCCACTGTACTGCTTAAGGAAGAGCGAGATCAGAGGAATATTGCTGATGTCATATTCAGGGAGCTTAGGGATGAACATGAAGCTGTAAAGGAACACAGCGACAATTTGGAAGCAGCCAATATTGAGCTTGGGGTTTTGTATGAAGCTTTAAAGCAACATGTTGGCTACATTGAAGCAAGGAATGGTGAGCTTGGGGTTCTCTATGAATCCTTAAAGCAACAAGACATTAATCTCAAAGCAGAAAACAGTGAGCTTGGTGAAAAGTTACGAGGGTACCAATTGAGAATCAGTGAATTGCAGAGTCAATTGTATGATTTACAGCAGGGTTCAAATGAGGCGACTTCTGTCATCAGCAATCAGTTAGAAAATTTACAGAAAGAAGTGGCTGAGAGGGTATTGTTACTTGAGCAAGATTGGAATTCTACTGTTGCTCAGATTCTTGAAATTGTTGGGAAGCTTGATGACTCAATTGGGGAATTTTTCCCCTCTACCATCTCAATTGGCACTCATGGTGGCTTGGATATAAGCAGCCGCGTTGCTGCTTCTGTTAATGCTGCCACCAAAGTGATTGAGGCTCTGCAGGGGGAACTCCAAGCTGCTCAGACAAACCATGAAGCAATCTGTACTTCGTACAAAGAATTGAATGAGAAATGTGATGATTTGCATGGAAAGAATGAATTGGCAAATGGTATATTGCATAAGATGCAAGGTAGACTGATGGAACTTGTCATCAGTTCATGTGGATCTGGGGAGGAAAGTGAGAGAAACATACCAATTGAGAAGGTGCTTGATCCTTTAGATGATAGTAAATACATGACCCTATTGGGACAAATGGAGAATTCTTTAGATGAGAAGCGGCAACTTGAGTCTGTTAACAATAAACTCACTGCTGAGTTGATTAATAGAGTAGAAGAATTTGAGGAACTGAAGAGAAGATGCCTTGATCCTAATACTGTTCATAAGTTAATTGAAGATGTTGGAAGTGTGCTAAAACTGGAAGAAGCTGATATTAACTTGGATAGAACACCTGCTTTGCATTTGGAGTTGTTGGTGTCTCTTCTTGTTCAGAAATTTAAAGCGGCCGATGTGGAGGTTGGCTTGTCCAAAGAAAAGTTTGCATCTAAGGTGATGGAAATGACTGAATTGCAGGATAAGATCCATCAGTTAGAAGCCTCGACCTTTGAGCATGAAAACGAAATCCTTATTCTTAAGGACAGTTTGCGCCTGTTGGAGGAAGCCCTAATTGCTGCACGTTCTGAGTTACGAGACAAAATAAGTGAACTTGAACAGACGGAGCAGCGAGTATCTTCTATTAGAGAGAAACTTAGCATAGCTGTTGCCAAGGGGAAAGGCTTGGTTGTGCAGCGAGATGGTCTCAAGCAGTCCCTGGCTGAGACTTCTAGCGAACTGGAGAGATGCTTGCAAGAGCTACAGTTGAAAGACTCTAAAATCCAAGAAGTTGAAACCAAACTTAAGACCTACTCAGAAGCAGGTGAGCGCGTGGAAGCTCTGGAATCTGAGCTTTCATACATTCGCAACTCAGCAACTGCATTAAGAGAATCATTCCTTCTTAAAGATTCTGTCCTTCAGAGAATAGAAGAGATTTTAGAGGACCTAGATTTGCCAGAGCATTTTCATTCAAGAGATATAATTGAAAAGATTGATTGGTTGGCAAGGGCAGCTGCTGGAAACTCTGTGCCGCTGCTAGAAGAGATTGGTTGGCAAGGTGAGAAGAGTTCTGCAGGAGGCGGTTCATATTCTGATGCTGCTTTTGTTGTTTCAGATGCTTGGAAAGACGATGTACAGCCAAGCTCAAGTTCAGGGGAtgatttgagaagaaagtttgAGGAGCTTCAAAATAGGTTATATGGGTTGGCTGAACAAAATGAAATGCTCGAACAATCATTAATGGAGAGGAACAACTTAGTGCAGAGGTTGGAAGAACTTCTGGACAGGATTGATATGCCTTTGCCTTTCCGGTCTGTGGAACCAGAGGATAGGATTGAGTGGTTAGGAAAAGCACTTTCGGAAGCTCAACATGATAGAAATTCGTTCCAGCAGAAgattgataattttgaaaactatTGTGGATCGTTAAGTGCTGATTTGGAAGACTCACAACATAGAGTATCTGACCTTGAGGCAGACCTCGAAGCAGTTACCCAAGAGAGAGAGCACCTGTCTGAAAGATTGGAGATTCTGACTAATGAACATGAAAAACTTTCATCTAAGACAGCTGAGTTTGAACTTGAGAAGAAAAGGCTTCAGAATGAAGTTGATGGTTTGAAGGAGAAGTTGATTGAGAAGCTTGGTAATGAGGAGCAAATTGCCAGCATAGAAGGCAAAATAAGAAGATTGCAGGATTTGGTTAGTGATGCTTTGCAAGAATCTGGACCAAAAGATCTGGTTTCTGGTAGTGATATCCATTGCCTGGAGGAATTATTGAGGAAGCTTATAGAGAATTATGGAATTCTTTCTTCAATGAATCCTGTGCTTGGGGATGTGGCTGACAGACAGCATGCTGAAAATGCCGATGCTACACTTGCTGAAGCAAGAAGCATAGATACACTTGATTCCAGGGAACCAAATATAGCTGTTCTGAAGAAAGAACTAGAGGAGGCCATGTGTGAGTTGGTGCATGAGAGGGAGGAGAAGGATAGATATATGGACAAGCAGCAATCTTTGGTTTGTGAAGTTGAAGCTCTCAGTAGAAAAAGAGATGAGTTGCAAGAGTTACTCAGTCAGGAAGAGCAGAAGTCAGCTTCTGTGAGAGAGAAGTTTAGTGTTGCAGTTAGGAAAGGAAAGTCACTGTTGCAACAGCGGGACGGTCTGAAGCAAACCATCGAAGAAAAGAATACTGAAGTGGAACATTTGAAATCTGAGATTACCCACCGGGAAAATGCTCTTGCAGAGTATGAACAGAAGTTCAGGGATTTATCCACTTTTCCAGGAAGGGTGGAAGTCCTAGAATCTGAATGTTTAGTATTGAGGAATCAATTAACAGAAGCGGAGCACTATTTGCATGAGAAAGGACATGTTTTGAGCATGCTTTTAAATACTTTAAATGGCATTGATGTTGGCGATGATGTCAGCAGTGGTGACTCAGTTGAGAGGTTGGAACTACTTGGGAAACTATTCAGTGATTTGCGGTCAGCTGTGGCTTGTTCAGACCAGGAGTTGAGGAAATCTAAAAGAGCAGCAGAGCTGCTCCTTGCAGAGCTGAATGAGGTTCAAGAGAGAAATGATGTTCTCCAAGAAGAGCTAGCAAAAGCTGCCAATGAAGTTGCAGAGCTTACCAAGGAAAGAGATTTGGCAGAGGCTGCCAAGCTTGAAGCTATTTCACGGCTTGAAAAGTTATCTACTGTTCGTTctgaggaaagaaagaaccaattATCTGAATTTATGGGAATAAAATCTGGTCTGAATCAACTCAGAAAGGGCTTTCGTGATGCTAATTATTTACTAGCTGATGTTTTTTCCAAGGACTTGGAATATTTGCACAATCTGGAGGTTGGTATTGAGTCATGTCTGAAAGCAAACAATGGTGAGCAGGTTGCTGTGCCACTTTTCAGAGGATCTGATGCCATTATATCCAGCTCTTTAGATAACAAGGTATTATTCATGCttatctatttgtttttgtgtattTTGCACACATTTAACTACTGGTGATCTTGTCTCGTCTATGTAGAAATCCTGTCTTTGGTTTGTCTTACACAGATTCTAAACTAAAACATGTTTGCAGGGAATATTTTGTTTCATGTTCGTTCTTGAAAATTTTTGCTAAAACTACAATTCTTTGGGATTTTTGTGGCCTTTTTAGATGCATTTGCAGTATAGCCGCCAAGTGCTTGCATACATTAATGTGTGCATGACTGATTGACATTTAACAGTTGTGGGTGATTGTAAGTCCTTTCTGCAAGTTTTCTGGCTGAGGTTTTTGCATTGGGATTTGGgaataaaaaaagtttatgatCACTATCGTACTGTCACTTTATATTGTATAAAGCATTGTACTGactctttaaattaaaattgcTATGAGACCTCAATAATCAATATATGTTCAGATTACCATAGTTAAATTAGTATAAAAGGTGAGTATTGTGTGCTCACTGCTTTTGATGTATATTATAGTCATGAGTGTGTCACCTCAAGATATGTTTTTTGTCCTGGACAAGCTTATTCTGGAAACATAAACTTTCTGGTTGATACATCCCTATACAGCTTAAGTCGCTAGTGGCCTTGTCCCATTGTTGGCCATTGAAGAATTTTGGAgcaagtttaatgttttcttgcGCAAATAATTGAGTAGTGTGTAGTAGTCACTACATATTAGATAAAGTTAACTTTTGTTTATTCTGAAATTTTTCTGGTATGATATAGAAGTGATATTTGTAATTGCTGTTCTATATTGTTTTATctattaaaatttgagaaaatcaGTGTTACCATGTGGTGAATCAGGCGCAACTCTGCCTAGGGGTGGACCCTCACACTATGAAAaacattatttaattactaAGTTGCCCTTATTTCTGTAGTCttatctggaaaaaaaaaatgttttgcatTTGATGATCAatgttgttttggttttaaaaaagaaaaaagttgagaagCTCAGCCAAATTACCTTTCCCTTAAAAGTAATGGGAAGTATAACTTTAAATAATAAGTATCCCTTgttctacttatcaaaaaaaaaaaaaaaaaggtatccCTTGTTCCTATACTCTTATAATCTTATCACCACTTGAAATCTGCTTAAAAGGGGTAAAAGAAAGTCCTTTCTTTTCCCATCAAATTGTTTGTTGCTGAATTgtagaatatttttattgatgattgtTTCTTGCAAAATCTGGAATCTCCTTGCTTTTCATTGAGAGGAAGTGCTCTTTCAAATTTGAacaaagatttatttaatttgtgcCACTTCCTATATGTCAATATGGgattttgttgttcttttgtaCCAAAAGAAACCACATCTTACTTGTCACATTGATTatctgtttgtattttttttttctttgaatatattaaaatactCCTAGTAAGTCCAGATATTTGAAGATTTCTTATGTGGAATTGATTTCTTCATACTCCTTTAACTAAAGAAAGAGAATATCTTAGACTTATATCTTAATAGCATTAGATGTTTCACTTACAAGCTCAGTACTTATTAAACATATACTGATATATTCTTGTTAAGTCTTTGCTTCAAGTCATTTTAGATGATTTTGCATTGACTTTCAGTTTTGCTGTACATCTTTCTATAAAACTGGATAAAATAGGTGGACACAAGCGACatttctaataattttatttttgttaagaaTTTTATTGAATATAATAGTACGAATCATTCTCCATGGTAGCttgtttccttttgtatttaattGGTCATTGAAtgtattattcattttttctatcCACTCTGAATTATCTTGTTCAGGAAATGGATTCTTGGTCAGACTCCGAAAGACATGGGCATTTTGACGAAAATGTTGTATTTGAATTGTGTCATTTTGTTGCACATCATCTACATGAATTCCTGACAGAAATTGGCgatcttaaagaaaaattatccaAGCACTCAGTGTCGTTACATGAACAAGATAGCAGTCTATCTAAATTAGTGGCGATTGTTCATGGAGAGATGACTTC encodes the following:
- the LOC132189136 gene encoding trans-Golgi network-localized SYP41-interacting protein 1 isoform X4, translating into MQEADGLDLRQIDRSNGTKLEGDGHLPMSEHGESSETLSRMASVETCVEEASCEAEQTGKSGEVSASGGATLSDGFSASVLALHGADRNNEIDLEGDRPLPLSEHGEIAETLSRIASLETSMEEASHEMVQIGESGEVSASDGGTLSAGFSASVLPLNEADRSSEVELEGYKQLTLSEHDESAETLSRIPSVEISAKEASIEAEQMGESGEVCASDSVTLSAGFSASVLDLNKADRSSEIEAEGDRQLPFSEHGETAETLPKIVSVETSMEEASHESVEVPASGDATLSDGFSASVFTLNEEDGISAVNPAMTNRQREEIVPGSSYEENSDMLFQSGDYGQGREEKAQAVTDGRTAAEGYDLQYLPDGLFTRESKILERPFETEMASSAGAQTVSPVADASAISLSQLKEVISRLNEEEFRFLLKSRESVSNAELGTCSLIFAESGFMDLLQRLKEELFLTHFTKDFFHLQLAEQSEQQMELDHQCHQLVDEISLLNASLDEFREKNQFLAEEFAQCRSELQVVTSGRVELEDQFRIAKAEVEDLSSRACGLQSSLERSERDLLSLSTELADCKSLVADLQVENTNLDGTVVSVTEERKKLVEEKEFLFHENVKLSKELADSKNVAAALQFENSNLIGSLSSVTVERKKLEEEKEHHSLENEKLSIELADCKGLVAALQVENTNLNGNIALVTQPKSKLEEDKEYLNLENETLTSKLLALQEQLSAQHGERKKFEVDLKEMTMQLEQLTEENFHLHSSLVIFKATIREIASWQTQIPCQAGEAGNEISLEVRSRGHESGADYDSHQIRRKQDGEVYSPVLEKPVSDGLAVEPPLEQEVSDDSYSFFALKRHVEEAEKILHKLEKAVEGVHSHAASFSRSAGKGSTPGVSKLIQAFESKVHVDENEAEERALTENQSPADPFMVTKEQTGILRALLKQLVLEAEHATVLLKEERDQRNIADVIFRELRDEHEAVKEHSDNLEAANIELGVLYEALKQHVGYIEARNGELGVLYESLKQQDINLKAENSELGEKLRGYQLRISELQSQLYDLQQGSNEATSVISNQLENLQKEVAERVLLLEQDWNSTVAQILEIVGKLDDSIGEFFPSTISIGTHGGLDISSRVAASVNAATKVIEALQGELQAAQTNHEAICTSYKELNEKCDDLHGKNELANGILHKMQGRLMELVISSCGSGEESERNIPIEKVLDPLDDSKYMTLLGQMENSLDEKRQLESVNNKLTAELINRVEEFEELKRRCLDPNTVHKLIEDVGSVLKLEEADINLDRTPALHLELLVSLLVQKFKAADVEVGLSKEKFASKVMEMTELQDKIHQLEASTFEHENEILILKDSLRLLEEALIAARSELRDKISELEQTEQRVSSIREKLSIAVAKGKGLVVQRDGLKQSLAETSSELERCLQELQLKDSKIQEVETKLKTYSEAGERVEALESELSYIRNSATALRESFLLKDSVLQRIEEILEDLDLPEHFHSRDIIEKIDWLARAAAGNSVPLLEEIGWQGEKSSAGGGSYSDAAFVVSDAWKDDVQPSSSSGDDLRRKFEELQNRLYGLAEQNEMLEQSLMERNNLVQRLEELLDRIDMPLPFRSVEPEDRIEWLGKALSEAQHDRNSFQQKIDNFENYCGSLSADLEDSQHRVSDLEADLEAVTQEREHLSERLEILTNEHEKLSSKTAEFELEKKRLQNEVDGLKEKLIEKLGNEEQIASIEGKIRRLQDLVSDALQESGPKDLVSGSDIHCLEELLRKLIENYGILSSMNPVLGDVADRQHAENADATLAEARSIDTLDSREPNIAVLKKELEEAMCELVHEREEKDRYMDKQQSLVCEVEALSRKRDELQELLSQEEQKSASVREKFSVAVRKGKSLLQQRDGLKQTIEEKNTEVEHLKSEITHRENALAEYEQKFRDLSTFPGRVEVLESECLVLRNQLTEAEHYLHEKGHVLSMLLNTLNGIDVGDDVSSGDSVERLELLGKLFSDLRSAVACSDQELRKSKRAAELLLAELNEVQERNDVLQEELAKAANEVAELTKERDLAEAAKLEAISRLEKLSTVRSEERKNQLSEFMGIKSGLNQLRKGFRDANYLLADVFSKDLEYLHNLEVGIESCLKANNGEQVAVPLFRGSDAIISSSLDNKEMDSWSDSERHGHFDENVVFELCHFVAHHLHEFLTEIGDLKEKLSKHSVSLHEQDSSLSKLVAIVHGEMTSQKESFEAMKRDIVRIESIEKEKDMELILLRRNIAVLYEACASSVMEIENRRVDLVGNIMAAADLGLNLKSTTFTEGELSFSGQAHFSSEESIRTMADRLVLAVRDFASLKAETVVGNQKEMKMTIANLQKELHEKDIQKERICMELVTQIKEAEAAATSYSLDLQSSKTQVHDLEKQVEVIEGERNLLEQRVKELEDTQAASTELQDRVRSLTGVLAAKDQEIEALMQALDEEEVQMEDLTNKIEDLEKVVQQKNLDLKNLEGSRGKALKKLSVTVTKFDELHHLSESLLAEVEKLQAQVLDRDAEISFLRQEVTRCTNDVLVASQMSSKKTLDEIHEFLTWFDSMIAQVGVHDVHLDDKNSSDVHEHKEILQKKVMSIISELEDLLAVAQSKDALLQVERSKVEELTCKEEFLEKSLREKESRLNLLEGVGDSERATSMTSEILEVEPMINKWTVPATSIAPQVRSLRKGNNDQVAIAIDMDPGSSGRLEDEDDDKVHGFKSLATSRIVPRFTRRVTDMIDGLWVSCDRALMRQPALRLGIIIYWAILHALLATVVV